Sequence from the Gammaproteobacteria bacterium genome:
TTCGATCCGCATCACATACTTGGCCATCTTGTAGCCGAGCTGGCGCTCGAGCCGCAGCCGGATCGGCGCGCCATAGGCCATCGGCAAGGTTTGATCGTTCCACTCATAGGCGAGGATAGTCTGGGGATGATAGGCGTCGTCGAAGTCGATACTTTCGTAGTATCTCTGCCCCGCCAAATCCATCGGATCGGCGCAATAGAAAACTACATAGCGCGCGCCGGGAAGCGGCCAGACGCGCGCCAGCAACTCGCTGAACCTGGCGCCCTTCCATTTGGCGATAGCGCTCCAGCCCTCGACGCAGTCATGACGGGTGATCTGCGTGCGCGACGGAAGTTCACGCAACTCGGTTAAGGAAAAACTGGAGGGCCAGCGAACCAGGCCGCCAACTTCCAAGCGCCAGTCGGCGAATCCATTCCTGGCCAGGGCCCGATAGTCCGGATTGTTTGGCTCGTTGGTCCCGTTGCTTGGAAAGCTCGGCGAAAGATCAGCCTCGCTATACTCCCGGGCCAACGCATTGCGCGGCGTGATCGCGTGATGGAGGCGGTTGTTTAAGCCTTCCACGCTGCTCAGTACGCGTGGAAACCACTCGCTTTGAGAGAGCCTGTCGCAACCGGCCAAGGACAAAGCGCCGATGCCG
This genomic interval carries:
- a CDS encoding molybdopterin-dependent oxidoreductase — translated: MIRKTGLDRRRFITRVLSGIGALSLAGCDRLSQSEWFPRVLSSVEGLNNRLHHAITPRNALAREYSEADLSPSFPSNGTNEPNNPDYRALARNGFADWRLEVGGLVRWPSSFSLTELRELPSRTQITRHDCVEGWSAIAKWKGARFSELLARVWPLPGARYVVFYCADPMDLAGQRYYESIDFDDAYHPQTILAYEWNDQTLPMAYGAPIRLRLERQLGYKMAKYVMRIELVDSLDHIAGGNGGYWEDQGYEWYAGI